acactgatgtcctagatctggaagggtttgacaatgcttttggttggcatgcatatttgtggtacgacaaggcaaaggttcataaaatgttcaaaaatcacattgtcagaaaatcaatatttatggtctggacaaaatacaaggacttattagaaggtaagactccgaggtggctatcaccagcagaggccaaggcctggaaaaaacccaatatggaggttggctggccaaaatatggggaaatcatagaaaaagttggagaaacttggaggctgcagagctttgaaaaactaaaaaataaggtgcaaaattggtttcactatgctcaaatccaagaggtttttaagttggacaaaaaaataggtttccaggtggaaaaatcgaaattagagacagaattgttagaaccaaagaccaaagtactttcgagaatgtacaacttgctgcttaaatggaacactcaggatgagacagtcaaatcagcaatgataaaatgggctcaggatattgggtacaacattatgtttgaagactgggaaaggttatggaccaccggtatgaaattcacggcatgtaatgccttgaaagagaatattatgaaaatgatatacaggtggtacatgaccccagtcaagcttgctaagatatatcatttgtctgataataaatgttggaaatgtatggaggctgaagggacattctttcacctctggtggacttgcccaaaagtgaaggccttctgggaaatgatttataatgagttaaaaaaggtgtttaagtacacctttcctaagaaaccagaggccttcctcctgggcattgttggccagaaggtgttaaagaaggacagaattttttttatgtacgcaacaacagcagcaagaattcttattgcaaaatactggaagacacaagatttgcccacactggaagagtggcagacgcagttgttggactacatggaattggctgaaatgaccggcagaatccgagatctgggagaagaaacaatggaggaggactggaaaaagtttaaggactatttacaaaaatattataagttatatgaatgctaAAAATTTGCATGATTTGAAAAATCTAGCTTCAGCAACAAGGTTCGGTGTTATGGGAAATTAAGTCATAATTATGAAGGGACTAAAGTTTAAAatgatattacatttatattaagataaaagtaaATTGTGAATAAGTATTTTAAACCTAAAATATAACTATTTGAAAGTACAAAGCAATACATGAAACAAGATAAcaatttgctgatatttttattataaagaatgcagggtgagggggatgtggggaagtccggttggtgatggaaaaaatgttttgaaaagatggaatttttttttcttttttttctttttttctttttttaatgttatgtacCTGACTTGATTTTTGTATttgagaaaagcaataaaaatatttataaaaaaaaaaaaaggctaccacaccgcgttctatgagttgctcctcgaagtcaagtcacaactgtattaacggtgttaagaaaaaggaaacaaacttgcaagacgtttccgtcttgcgaagcaagcccatagggaaaatcgtcttgtgaagcagctcaaaaaacaaaaaaccctttcgtctagcgagttttttgtcttgcgaggtaccactgtactcctgttAAACTGAAATGCTAGAATTATAGGCCTAGGCAGGGCTTGCCGAAACAAAGTTCTTAGCAGGCACGGAGAACAATTCACTGAAGGCACCTGCGAAATATTAATGGGCAGGAAGTTCTCAAGAATGGGTTCTCAAGCATGACGGGGCACTTGCAAAAGCACAAGTTCTGCAGAGCAAAATAGCAGAGTGGGGGGCACATTCTTGGGTAATTTCCTTTTGGTATATAGAGGGTAGACAAGCTTCATAATTCCCTCCCTGGAAAGGTTTGTCTGAATCTCTATCTTCCTTTGAATAGTATTAAAACCCTTCTATTCAGACACCTTGTTAGCCACTATGGTGCTGAAATTCTTGGGTATGGATTTTTCCTTGCAAGTACAGTAAGCCCGCAACTCatgcaggggttacattctgTGGAATGCACCAAAAGCCAAAATCTTACATAGTTAAGACACACTAggttcaatggggggggggttgccaaagCCTTCTTACCCAAACGTCCGTCcacttcttaattttttactttttttttgccaagcacataaagctgaatacGCTCAAATTAAATGTGCCTAAGTTGCAGGCTCACTGTAGTCATGCTTTATATATTGAAcagtttgtttttattccagTCAAACACCAAACTCTTTGTTCCACCAAACAAAGAGTTTACAACAGATGGCAGCCCAAATAACGGTGAAATTTGTATTGCAAAAGCAGGGAGGGTCAAAACATCTCTCACACTTACTATTTGATATGAAAAAACAAGACCTTACCTGTCCTCCACTGTTTTGTTAGATGGGTAGAATACTTTGAATGAAAAGCCACTTCTTGGGAAAGATCCCTGGAATGAGGGGGTAAGAAAGGATTTTAGTTTTTAAAGCTCGTCATTTGGATTTCTTAAGAACTtctgaagggctgtagctcagcggtacatcatctactttgcatgcagaaggttcagtccTCTGCATCTCTATAAAGGCTTGGGAATATCCCATCTGAAACCTAGAGAGCCACTGATCATCAACATGGACAACACAGACCAATTCTGACTCAATGTAAaaccagcttcctgtgttcttgttGCTGTGGCAATAGAACCGTGATAAAATAGATTTAATGAGCAGGAAATGCCCCATGGCTGGTCTATCGCCTGACCTTGTGTAGGATGTCCCAGGAACTCTCTACACTTGCCTTTTGTTTTGAAACGCCAATTGCGTACCTGCCTGGATCTTTCTAAAAGGAcctacccgtatttttcgctctataagacacaccagaccataagacgcacctagtttttggaggaggaaaacaagaaaaaaaggattctgaatcccagaagccagaacagcaagagggatcgctatgcagcgatccctcttgctgttctggcttctgggatagctgcgcagcctgcattcgctccataagacgcacacacgtttcccctgagggaaaaagtgagtcttatacagcaaaaaatacggtaatttagatTCTGGAAAGGCTAAACCAGTAGCTTTCCCTGTAACACAAGGCATCTCCAATTTGTTCAGCTTTATGGGGACACCTCCAAGAGGCTGATCCACGCCACTCTTTTCAAAGACACATTGTTCTAGCACCAGACTAAAGTAGAATCTGAAACTCCACATTAACACAACAGTGCGCTGCTTGCATAAGAGTAAGTACTAGTCACCAGCACCTGGCAGCATTTAATTTAAGAATAAtaatggaaggaaggaatggaaacTCAGGTACAATAACTTTCAGTTAACTTGCCATTTTTTGGTTTTGGAAAAACTAAATAAATGTTTAGTTCAGAATGAGCGGTGCTAAGTAGGAAGAATCCCAACTAAGAGTGTGTACTAACAATacattaaacacattttttttcttaCTAGAGACTGTTTTTCATCATGCttacagaaggaaggaaagggtggATAGAGAGATAGGATCTTACGGGATTTATGCAGAGGCAATCAGTGTTGGTCACAGTGAACGGGTCATATTTGTCAGCAAAGACAATGAGATCCGGCAGAGGGTAGGCTCTCAATGTATAGTCATAAGCCCAGTAGACAGGACTAACATTAAGGGGCAATGGAGTCAGATGCCCTTGTGATAAAATAGTCTTTACAAACTGCAAGGCAAAGAACAAGGGCACACAAATTACTTTGGTTTCCATTTGAAAGCAAAATCCTGTTTTTCAAACTCCTATATAAATCACAAAACCATCTTCCTTTCCTGATGATTAGCACATGTTAAAAATAGTACTATATGCTTCATTTTGAGTTCTAAATCTGGTAAACTAAGTCAGAATTGAGACTCATTCAAATCTCTGCAGTCTTGCAGGGTTGTGCGGTGACTTGGGgaacactaaggtaaaggtaaagggacccctgaccattaggtccagtcatgaccaactctggggttgcggcgctcatctcgctttattggccaagggagccggcatacagcttccggatcatgtggctagcatgactaagccacttctggcgaaccagagcagtgcacggaaatgccgtttaccttcccaccagagcggtacctatttatctacttgcactggtgtgcttttgaactgctaggttggcaggagctgggaccgagcaacaggagctcaccccatcgctgggattcgaaccaccgaccttctgatcggcaaaccctaggctcagtggtttagaccacagtgccacccgtgtccctggggaACACTACTGTGGCCCAATGAAATTCCCATGctaccaacagcatctgaagtgaTCTCTGAGGACCATGCTTTGGGGAAGCTATACTTTTTCAGAGCAGAGCAGCTGCAAGGCCTCTTGTATGGAAGATGAACCATTTGGAATCCAATTTAGTCATCAGAATCCATCCACACATTCCATTAACTACCGGTATATTAAAAAGTTTCTACGGTATATGCAGAAGAAAGGAGTTGAAATTtcagcacctctctctcttttcaatgAAGACTACTACTCCCTCGGTAGAACTCTTGTATATGTGTCCCATATTATTTGCACAGAAATGCACTGGAGCAGAAAAGAACTTCGGGTGTGTGAAGATTAAAATAAGGCGGCTACTTTGAACATACTGCATTCTTCAGGACACCCAAAGTTCCCCTTCTGCTCCTGCCCCGGCAGATTTGGGAGGGCATGTGGGGGGCAGCAGAGAAGGGAAGGTCTCATTGTTTGAGCAGAAATCTCCTTGCACAGTGTTGAATATCACCCAGAGTACAAGTGGGAGTCCACTCCGCTGGTAATCAGACACAAACGGCCtcagttcagtatacctgaaggagcgtctccaccctcatcgttctgcccggacgctgaggtccagcgccgagggccttctggcggttccctcactgcgagaagccaagttacagggaaccaggcagagagccttctcggtggtggcgcccgccctgtggaacgccctcccaccagatgtcaaagagacaaacaactaccagacttttagaagacatctgaagacagccctgttcagggaagtttttaatgtgtgacattttaatgtatttttaatctttgttggaagccgcccagagaggctgggaaaacccagccagatgggcggggtataaataaataaattattattattattaacattattagaTGGTTTTCTCTGGGTGAGATCCAAATGCGGCAGTCCACTTGCACAGCCCATTTATTTAAAAcggccctgtgatccttggatgaagggtagtataggagttgaataaaaaataaaagcaatgaagAAATCTGCTTGCATATACTGTAAGGAGTTCAgttttctcttcttccctctccaGCCCTCCCCATATCCTCCAAATctgcttcctccccacccttcaGAGCAGCTGGAGGCGAGGGAGATGCAGAGGTAAGGAAAGGAATGAGAAGCAGGTGCCTGATCACATCACACGGGATCTCTTCCTCAATTTCTTACTTTATTACTAAAAATAACCATGCTAGAATAATAGTAACGACCTAACCAGCAGAAGCTTATCCTCAAATGTTTCGTGCTTTTTTTGCCTTACGTGATTAGAAATATCCAAGTTGCTGTTAGGAAAACGGACACAGTTCCGGCACATCTTATTTACCAGGTCTTCTCTAAAGATTATTATTTCCTGAGTGCAATACTGGACTCTGGAAGGAAGAAgcgcaattttattttttcagggTGATTAAACAGGCATCCAGGAGAGACCATCAGCAaggcagaaacacacacagactTCTCCCCGGATACCCAGAGTATTAACCCTACACAAATATGTAGCATTATGTGTACTATTAATCCGACACATATTAAAGGTCTCAATTTAAAACATCCCTTTTAAATTGGGACATATACCTGCAAGGGTTTGTAGTGAAGACTGAAAATGGCACCTGCTGTTTGAActcttcagtaatgttttcagGAAGTGGTGGCCTGAAATAAATTTGTGTGGTATGTATTAGAAATAATTGTGTGTATTCTCAAAGTTGGATGTTTGAATGAATCACCTTAATTGTCAAGTCACAAGCATACCTTGGCAAAATTGAGCCTGGGCCAGGGTCTTCAGAGCCAGGAACAAACACAAATCGACTGCTATAAATAGTTGAATACATATACTACATTTAACATAACTGATAGGTAAAAATCAAAGCATCAGTAAAGTAAATGGCAACATTACTCAAATACAACCAGAGTTTTAGAAGTGGATGGCAGGCCACATAAACCTCCAGTTATGACAGGTGAATGAAAGGCTTTTTGGGGATTTTGAAGCTacctagggatgcaggtggcgctgtgggttaaaccccagagccttggacttgccgatcagaaggtcgtcggttcgaatccctgcgacgggttgagctccggcgggaaggtaaactgcatttccgtgcgctgctctggttcgccagaagcggcttagtcatgctggccacatgacccggaagctgtacgcgtgctccctcggccaataaagcaagatgagcgccgcaaccccagagtcggccacgactggacctaatggtcaggggtcccctttacacTTTACCTAGGAGTTTCTAGCTAACAAAGGACAGtccccattgtctcccaagacagacaggttgccaacaacaacaaaatatttacGTGTGGCTGAACAAAGGAGAATGAACTTTTTAGTAGCTGTTATCAAAATTCTGAATACAATACTTGGTGTGAATGGAcccagtttttctttctttctttaagggGGACTAAATTCTGCAGGGTGGAATGTTTTCTCTAACTGACAAATCTGAAGAACATCTT
The sequence above is a segment of the Podarcis muralis unplaced genomic scaffold, rPodMur119.hap1.1 HAP1_SCAFFOLD_173, whole genome shotgun sequence genome. Coding sequences within it:
- the LOC144326573 gene encoding DNA polymerase epsilon subunit 2-like codes for the protein MFVFLSDVWLDQAEVLEKLRIMFSGYSSMPPTCFFFCGNFSSAPYGKNQIQSLKGSLKALANIICEYPSIHKSSRFVFVPGSEDPGPGSILPRPPLPENITEEFKQQVPFSVFTTNPCRVQYCTQEIIIFREDLVNKMCRNCVRFPNSNLDISNHFVKTILSQGHLTPLPLNVSPVYWAYDYTLRAYPLPDLIVFADKYDPFTVTNTDCLCINPGSFPRSGFSFKVFYPSNKTVEDSKLQDI